In Flavobacterium sp. CS20, a single window of DNA contains:
- a CDS encoding mechanosensitive ion channel domain-containing protein: MKNFFNQHQSEIILTLIIIVSLIILRFILKKIAVGIAKRRDINVHRTTLIVRYINTLATFIVLFSILLIWGIEPSQVALVFSSVFTVIGIGLFATWSILSNITAGVILYFYYPFKIGDKIKILDNDFPIEAVIEDIKTFHMHLITDNGEVITYPNNLILQKSISIINTQ; the protein is encoded by the coding sequence ATGAAAAATTTTTTTAATCAACACCAAAGTGAAATCATTCTTACACTAATTATTATTGTGAGTTTGATTATCCTGCGTTTTATCTTAAAGAAAATTGCTGTTGGTATTGCAAAACGCAGAGATATCAACGTTCACCGAACAACACTTATAGTTAGATATATCAATACTTTAGCTACATTTATAGTTCTATTTTCAATTCTTTTAATTTGGGGTATTGAGCCGAGTCAAGTCGCCTTGGTGTTTTCATCTGTATTTACTGTGATAGGCATCGGTCTGTTTGCTACTTGGTCTATCTTGAGTAATATTACTGCTGGGGTAATATTATATTTTTATTACCCTTTTAAAATTGGTGATAAAATAAAAATTCTAGACAATGACTTTCCGATTGAAGCTGTAATTGAAGATATCAAAACTTTTCATATGCATTTGATTACAGACAATGGCGAAGTGATAACCTATCCTAATAACCTGATTTTACAAAAATCAATTTCAATAATAAATACACAATAA
- the mce gene encoding methylmalonyl-CoA epimerase — MMRKIEHLGIAVKDLEVAKQTYETLLGKSAYQSERVESEGVETVFFKTVESKIELLGATQDDSPIAKYLEKRGEGLHHIAFDVADIEAEIERLKSEGFQLISDQPKAGADNKRIVFLHPKSSHGVLVELCEEIKD; from the coding sequence ATGATGAGAAAAATTGAGCATTTGGGCATTGCTGTGAAAGATTTGGAAGTGGCCAAACAAACCTACGAAACCTTGTTAGGAAAATCAGCATATCAATCTGAACGTGTTGAAAGTGAAGGTGTTGAAACGGTTTTTTTTAAAACGGTGGAAAGCAAAATTGAACTTTTAGGAGCGACTCAAGACGACTCGCCGATAGCGAAATATCTTGAAAAACGAGGCGAAGGTCTTCATCATATCGCGTTTGATGTGGCTGATATTGAGGCTGAGATTGAAAGGTTGAAATCTGAAGGTTTTCAATTGATAAGCGACCAACCCAAAGCTGGTGCAGATAACAAGCGTATTGTGTTTTTGCATCCCAAATCGTCGCACGGGGTTTTGGTGGAACTTTGTGAGGAGATTAAAGATTGA
- a CDS encoding aminopeptidase P family protein, producing the protein MRYQPIDKSLFVENRKNFTAKMKPNALAVFNSNDIYPIGADSTIPFQQDRNIYYLSGVDQEESILVLFPDAPKNKHKEILFLKETNPHIAVWEGEKLDKDQAFETSGVKTVYWLKDFHKVFHELMSQAHTVYINTNEHYRANPDTQTREDRFNIWLKENYPAHQVAKSNPILQRLRSVKHQLELDTMQQACNITEKAFRRVLKYTKPGVWEFELEAEIMHEFLSNRSKGFAYTPIIASGKNATVLHYIENKAQCQDGQAILLDVGAEYANYCSDMTRVIPVSGRFTNRQKQIYNAVNKVKKEATKLLVPGTLWEEYHVEVGKMITSELLDLKLLDKADVQNEDPDWPAYKKYFMHGTSHHIGLDTHGYGLLHEPMKANQVFTVEPGIYLPDEGIGVRLEDDVVIQEQGEPFNLMRNIPIEIEEIEDLMNA; encoded by the coding sequence ATGAGATATCAACCCATAGACAAATCTTTATTTGTAGAAAATCGCAAAAACTTCACCGCTAAAATGAAACCTAATGCCTTAGCGGTTTTTAATTCCAACGACATTTATCCTATTGGTGCAGACAGTACAATTCCTTTTCAGCAAGATAGAAATATCTACTATCTCAGTGGCGTTGACCAAGAAGAAAGTATTTTAGTGCTGTTTCCAGATGCTCCAAAAAACAAGCACAAAGAAATTTTATTTCTTAAAGAAACCAACCCGCATATTGCCGTTTGGGAAGGCGAAAAATTAGATAAAGACCAAGCCTTTGAAACTTCAGGTGTCAAAACAGTATATTGGCTAAAAGATTTTCATAAAGTCTTTCACGAATTGATGTCGCAAGCCCATACAGTTTATATCAACACCAATGAGCATTATCGTGCCAATCCCGACACTCAAACCCGCGAAGACCGTTTTAATATTTGGCTAAAAGAAAATTATCCCGCACATCAAGTTGCAAAGAGCAATCCTATTCTACAACGCTTACGTTCTGTCAAGCACCAATTAGAGCTTGACACCATGCAGCAAGCTTGTAATATCACAGAAAAAGCTTTCAGAAGAGTTTTGAAATATACCAAACCAGGTGTTTGGGAATTTGAACTTGAAGCTGAAATTATGCACGAATTTTTAAGCAATCGCTCTAAGGGTTTTGCTTACACACCAATTATTGCCAGTGGCAAAAATGCTACTGTCCTGCATTACATCGAAAACAAAGCCCAATGTCAAGACGGACAAGCCATCTTGTTAGACGTCGGTGCAGAATATGCCAACTATTGCAGTGATATGACACGCGTTATCCCAGTTTCGGGAAGATTTACCAACCGACAAAAACAAATTTACAATGCGGTAAACAAAGTCAAAAAAGAAGCGACAAAACTACTCGTTCCTGGCACACTTTGGGAAGAATATCACGTTGAAGTCGGTAAAATGATAACCTCAGAATTACTTGACCTCAAACTGTTAGATAAAGCCGATGTGCAAAACGAAGATCCTGATTGGCCAGCTTACAAAAAATATTTTATGCACGGCACATCTCATCATATCGGTCTTGATACGCACGGTTATGGACTTTTGCACGAACCTATGAAAGCTAACCAAGTCTTTACCGTTGAACCTGGTATTTATCTTCCCGACGAAGGCATAGGCGTAAGATTAGAAGACGATGTTGTGATTCAAGAACAAGGCGAGCCTTTCAATTTAATGCGAAATATCCCAATTGAAATTGAAGAAATTGAAGATTTGATGAATGCTTAA
- a CDS encoding DNA-3-methyladenine glycosylase: protein MKRKKIKPKFFQSSDVVNIAQQLIGCRIFTLINDELTSGVITETEAYAGYGDKACHAHLGKFTNRTSVMYKPGGIAYIYLCYGIHHLFNVVTNTNGHADAILIRAFEPDKGLKTMKKRRQKTKFDKTLTSGTGNVSQALGLNLNHNQKSVCSKTIWFEKAKGNTADIVATTRVGVDYAGKDAKLPWRFYDQKSNFVSVKKK from the coding sequence ATGAAACGAAAAAAAATAAAGCCCAAGTTTTTTCAATCATCAGATGTTGTCAATATTGCCCAGCAACTTATTGGTTGTAGAATATTTACCCTTATCAATGATGAATTGACTTCTGGTGTCATAACTGAGACAGAAGCTTATGCAGGTTATGGAGATAAAGCTTGTCACGCCCACCTTGGAAAGTTTACCAATCGGACTTCTGTTATGTATAAACCTGGTGGAATTGCCTATATTTATTTGTGCTACGGCATACACCATCTTTTTAATGTTGTAACTAATACCAATGGTCATGCTGATGCTATTTTAATCCGTGCTTTTGAACCCGACAAAGGTTTAAAAACTATGAAGAAAAGACGCCAAAAAACAAAATTTGACAAAACGCTAACTTCTGGTACTGGCAATGTCAGCCAAGCCCTTGGTTTAAACCTTAATCACAATCAAAAATCGGTATGTTCAAAAACCATATGGTTTGAGAAAGCTAAAGGTAATACAGCTGATATAGTCGCTACAACTAGAGTTGGCGTTGATTATGCTGGCAAAGATGCTAAACTGCCATGGCGTTTTTATGACCAAAAATCAAATTTTGTTTCAGTTAAGAAAAAATAG
- the tyrS gene encoding tyrosine--tRNA ligase encodes MLKDFIEEAKWRGMIHDVMPGTQDCLNQEMTATYVGFDPTADSLHVGNLVQIMTLVHFQKCGHKPIALVGGATGMVGDPSGKSAERNLLDEDTLQHNLKCVQKQLEKFLAFEGNNLAEVVNNYDWFKEFSFLEFIRDVGKHITVNYMMSKDSVKSRLESGLSFTEFSYQLVQGYDFYYLWKNKNVKLQLGGSDQWGNIVTGTELIRRKGQGEAYAMTTPLITKADGSKFGKSEGGNVWLDAKKTSPFKFYQYWINASDEDVVKYIKIFSIKPKDDILNLIAQHQEAPHLRLLQKALAEEVTARVHSKEDLELAQKASDILFGKSTLDDLKSLDEQTFNEIFEGVPTANISWDKLNNGLNIIDALVAESEFLKSNGEAIRALKQNAIAVNKTKVAKDYQLTSQDLINDKYVLINKGKKNTYVLKFED; translated from the coding sequence ATGCTTAAAGATTTTATAGAAGAAGCCAAATGGCGGGGAATGATTCACGATGTGATGCCTGGCACACAAGATTGTCTCAACCAAGAAATGACCGCGACTTACGTGGGTTTTGATCCAACAGCAGATTCACTTCACGTAGGCAATTTGGTTCAAATAATGACTTTAGTTCATTTTCAAAAATGCGGACATAAGCCTATTGCTTTGGTTGGTGGAGCCACAGGAATGGTCGGTGATCCTTCAGGGAAATCTGCTGAACGCAATTTATTAGATGAAGATACTTTACAACACAATTTAAAATGCGTTCAAAAACAACTTGAAAAATTTTTAGCCTTTGAAGGCAACAATCTTGCTGAGGTTGTGAATAACTATGACTGGTTTAAAGAATTTAGTTTTTTAGAATTCATTAGAGACGTAGGTAAACATATCACTGTCAATTATATGATGTCAAAAGATTCTGTAAAATCTCGACTGGAATCAGGACTTTCATTTACAGAATTTTCATACCAATTGGTGCAGGGTTATGATTTTTATTATTTGTGGAAAAACAAAAATGTAAAATTACAACTTGGCGGTTCAGACCAATGGGGCAATATTGTTACTGGTACAGAGCTCATCAGGCGAAAAGGTCAAGGCGAAGCTTATGCAATGACAACACCACTGATCACCAAAGCCGACGGATCTAAATTTGGAAAATCTGAAGGTGGAAATGTCTGGTTGGATGCCAAAAAAACATCGCCTTTTAAATTTTACCAGTATTGGATCAATGCTTCTGATGAAGATGTGGTGAAATACATTAAAATATTTAGCATAAAACCCAAAGATGATATTTTAAATTTAATAGCTCAACATCAAGAAGCTCCACATCTACGTTTGCTACAAAAAGCATTAGCAGAAGAAGTCACAGCACGAGTTCATTCTAAAGAAGATTTAGAGCTCGCTCAAAAAGCATCTGATATTTTGTTTGGTAAAAGCACTTTAGACGATTTAAAATCTTTAGATGAACAAACCTTTAATGAAATTTTTGAGGGCGTACCAACTGCTAACATTTCATGGGATAAGTTAAACAACGGCTTGAATATTATTGACGCTTTAGTTGCCGAGTCTGAATTTCTAAAATCAAATGGAGAAGCGATAAGAGCTTTAAAACAAAATGCCATAGCCGTTAATAAAACTAAAGTAGCAAAAGATTATCAATTGACTTCTCAGGATTTGATTAATGATAAATACGTTTTAATCAATAAAGGAAAAAAGAACACTTATGTGTTGAAGTTTGAAGATTGA
- a CDS encoding SDR family oxidoreductase: MILISGATGFLGTHLLKNLCVNNTENIRALYRSEDKKKYTINFLKTLIPAEFQNKISQIEWIKADILNISELEQAFRNIRFVYHCATWVGNSPRDYNMMRKVNIEGTANMVNLSIANQVEKFCHVSSVATLGQYTDSTVTDEQAPRDTERYCSRYSITKFGAEMEVWRASQEGLDVVIVNPGVILGSGFFDSGSGLIFDKVLNNFKFYPPKQTGFVFIDDVIQAMLKLMQSDVKNQRYILVAENTSFKNVMEKIAKVFDCKPPKYKVNKPILYLLWAFQNILSLFKSQKTQITLNTIRQIYSKQVFNNKKSIQDLGLSYTSLDEAINLIFEDYKKLKTTT, encoded by the coding sequence ATGATTTTAATTTCTGGTGCTACAGGATTTCTCGGAACGCATTTACTCAAAAATCTGTGTGTTAACAACACGGAAAACATCAGAGCTTTATACCGAAGTGAAGACAAAAAAAAATACACCATAAACTTTTTAAAAACTCTAATACCTGCTGAATTTCAAAATAAAATTAGTCAAATTGAATGGATTAAAGCCGATATTTTAAACATTTCCGAGTTAGAACAAGCTTTTAGAAATATTAGATTTGTTTACCATTGTGCGACTTGGGTTGGCAATTCGCCTCGTGATTATAACATGATGAGAAAAGTGAATATAGAAGGCACAGCCAATATGGTAAATCTATCTATTGCAAATCAAGTTGAAAAATTTTGTCACGTCAGTTCAGTAGCTACTTTAGGTCAATATACAGACTCAACTGTTACAGACGAACAAGCCCCAAGAGACACAGAGCGGTATTGCAGTCGCTATAGCATCACTAAATTTGGTGCAGAAATGGAAGTTTGGCGAGCTTCTCAAGAAGGTTTAGATGTTGTTATTGTCAATCCTGGTGTGATTTTAGGATCAGGTTTTTTTGACTCTGGTAGCGGTTTGATTTTTGATAAAGTTTTAAATAACTTTAAATTCTATCCACCTAAACAAACAGGTTTTGTTTTTATAGACGATGTCATTCAAGCGATGTTGAAACTTATGCAATCTGATGTAAAAAATCAACGTTATATCTTAGTGGCTGAAAACACGAGTTTTAAAAATGTGATGGAAAAAATAGCAAAAGTTTTTGATTGCAAACCTCCAAAATACAAAGTCAATAAACCAATTTTGTATTTACTCTGGGCATTTCAAAATATTTTAAGTTTGTTTAAATCTCAAAAAACACAAATCACTTTAAATACGATAAGACAAATCTATTCAAAGCAGGTTTTTAACAACAAAAAATCGATTCAAGATTTAGGTTTAAGCTATACTTCTTTAGACGAAGCTATAAATCTTATATTTGAAGATTATAAAAAATTAAAAACAACAACTTAA